A window of the Tursiops truncatus isolate mTurTru1 chromosome 14, mTurTru1.mat.Y, whole genome shotgun sequence genome harbors these coding sequences:
- the CENPA gene encoding histone H3-like centromeric protein A: MGPRRRIRKPEAPRRRPPSPAPAPPRPGPPLGAPSRPVARRRYRVLKEIRTLQKSTNLLLRKTPFCRLAREICAVFTRGVDFNWQAQALLALQEAAEAFLVHLFEDAYLLSLHAGRVTLFPKDVQLARRIRGIQEGLG, from the exons ATGGGCCCGCGCCGCCGGATCCGCAAGCCCGAAGCCCCAAGGAGGCGCCCCCCGAGCCCGGCTCCCGCCCCCCCGCGGCCGGGCCCACCCTTAG GCGCTCCCTCCCGTCCAGTTGCTCGCCGGAGATACCGGGTTCTGAAGGAGATCCGAACTCTTCAGAAGAGCACAAACCTGTTGTTAAGGAAGACCCCCTTCTGCCGCCTG GCAAGAGAAATATGTGCTGTATTCACTCGTGGTGTGGACTTCAATTGGCAAGCCCAGGCCCTGTTGGCCCTACAAGAG GCAGCAGAAGCGTTTCTAGTTCATCTCTTCGAGGATGCCTATCTCCTCTCCTTACATGCCGGCCGTGTCACTCTCTTCCCGAAGGATGTGCAGCTGGCCAGGAGGATCCGAGGCATTCAGGAAGGGCTCGGCTGA
- the SLC35F6 gene encoding solute carrier family 35 member F6 isoform X3, translating into MFLGELFCLAAFYLLLCRAAGHPDTSMDPQQPFNPLLFLPPALCDMTATSIMYVALNMTSASSFQMLRGAVIIFTGLFSVTFLGRRLALSQWLGILATIAGLVVVGLADLLSRNDSQHKLSEVITGVAGVGIPGLPSTESLDKAFYKLRCPPSPGGGHVGHQLMWTCTCFPGDLLIIMAQIIVSIQMVLEEKFVYKHNVHPLRAVGTEGLFGFVILSLLLVPMYYIPAGSFSGNPRGTLEDALDAFCQVGRQPLIALALLGNISSIAFFNFAGISVTKELSATTRMVLDSLRTIVIWAVSLTLGWEAFHPLQILGFLILLTGTALYNGLHRLLLSRLSRGRPPAEEGEHERLLGGPRTAINDAS; encoded by the exons ATGTTCCTGGGGGAGCTCTTCTGCCTGGCTGCCTTCTACCTACTCCTGTGCAGAGCTGCAGGGCACCCAGACACCAGCATGGATCCCCAGCAGCCCTTCAACCCCCTTctcttcctgcccccagccctctgcGACATGACCGCGACCAGCATCATGTATGTGG CCCTGAACATGACCAGTGCTTCCAGCTTCCAGATGCTGCGGGGAGCAGTGATCATATTCACAGGCCTGTTTTCGGTGACCTTCCTGGGACGGAGGCTGGCACTGAGCCAGTGGCTGGGTATCCTCGCGACCATCGCAGGGCTGGTGGTCGTGGGCCTGGCTGACCTCCTGAGCAGGAACGACAGTCAGCACAAGCTCAGCGAAGTGATCACAGGTGTGGCCGGGGTGGGCATCCCGGGGCTGCCCAGCACAGAGTCACTCGACAAAGCATTTTACAAGCTCCGCTGTCCGCCAAGCCCTGGGGGAGGGCACGTGGGCCACCAGCTGATGTGGACATGCACCTGCTTTCCAG GGGACCTGCTGATCATCATGGCCCAGATCATCGTCTCCATCCAGATGGTGCTGGAGGAGAAGTTTGTCTACAAGCACAATGTGCACCCACTGCGGGCAGTCGGCACTGAGG GCCTCTTTGGCTTCGTGATCCTCTCCCTGCTGCTGGTGCCCATGTACTACATCCCCGCCGGTTCCTTCAGTGGAAACCCTCGCGGGACGCTGGAGGACGCGCTGGACGCCTTCTGCCAGGTGGGCCGACAGCCACTCATCGCGCTGGCGCTGCTGGGCAACATCAGCAGCATCGCCTTCTTCAACTTTGCCGGCATCAGTGTCACCAAGGAACTGAGTGCCACCACCCGAATGGTGCTGGACAGCCTGCGTACCATTGTCATCTGGGCAGTGAGCCTGACACTGGGCTGGGAGGCCTTCCACCCGCTGCAGATCCTTGGCTTCCTCATCCTCCTGACGGGCACAGCCCTCTACAATGGGCTGCACCGCCTGCTACTGAGCCGCCTGTCCAGGGGCCGGCCCCCGGCAGAGGAGGGCGAGCATGAGAGACTGCTGGGGGGCCCTCGGACTGCCATCAACGATGCCAGCTGA
- the SLC35F6 gene encoding solute carrier family 35 member F6 isoform X4, producing the protein MAWTKYQLFLAGLMLVTGSINTLSAKWADNFVAPGCGGSQEHSFQHPFLQAVGMFLGELFCLAAFYLLLCRAAGHPDTSMDPQQPFNPLLFLPPALCDMTATSIMYVGDLLIIMAQIIVSIQMVLEEKFVYKHNVHPLRAVGTEGLFGFVILSLLLVPMYYIPAGSFSGNPRGTLEDALDAFCQVGRQPLIALALLGNISSIAFFNFAGISVTKELSATTRMVLDSLRTIVIWAVSLTLGWEAFHPLQILGFLILLTGTALYNGLHRLLLSRLSRGRPPAEEGEHERLLGGPRTAINDAS; encoded by the exons GTGGGCGGACAACTTCGTGGCCCCAGGCTGCGGAGGGAGCCAGGAGCACAGCTTCCAGCATCCCTTCCTCCAG GCAGTGGGCATGTTCCTGGGGGAGCTCTTCTGCCTGGCTGCCTTCTACCTACTCCTGTGCAGAGCTGCAGGGCACCCAGACACCAGCATGGATCCCCAGCAGCCCTTCAACCCCCTTctcttcctgcccccagccctctgcGACATGACCGCGACCAGCATCATGTATGTGG GGGACCTGCTGATCATCATGGCCCAGATCATCGTCTCCATCCAGATGGTGCTGGAGGAGAAGTTTGTCTACAAGCACAATGTGCACCCACTGCGGGCAGTCGGCACTGAGG GCCTCTTTGGCTTCGTGATCCTCTCCCTGCTGCTGGTGCCCATGTACTACATCCCCGCCGGTTCCTTCAGTGGAAACCCTCGCGGGACGCTGGAGGACGCGCTGGACGCCTTCTGCCAGGTGGGCCGACAGCCACTCATCGCGCTGGCGCTGCTGGGCAACATCAGCAGCATCGCCTTCTTCAACTTTGCCGGCATCAGTGTCACCAAGGAACTGAGTGCCACCACCCGAATGGTGCTGGACAGCCTGCGTACCATTGTCATCTGGGCAGTGAGCCTGACACTGGGCTGGGAGGCCTTCCACCCGCTGCAGATCCTTGGCTTCCTCATCCTCCTGACGGGCACAGCCCTCTACAATGGGCTGCACCGCCTGCTACTGAGCCGCCTGTCCAGGGGCCGGCCCCCGGCAGAGGAGGGCGAGCATGAGAGACTGCTGGGGGGCCCTCGGACTGCCATCAACGATGCCAGCTGA
- the SLC35F6 gene encoding solute carrier family 35 member F6 isoform X1: MAWTKYQLFLAGLMLVTGSINTLSAKWADNFVAPGCGGSQEHSFQHPFLQAVGMFLGELFCLAAFYLLLCRAAGHPDTSMDPQQPFNPLLFLPPALCDMTATSIMYVALNMTSASSFQMLRGAVIIFTGLFSVTFLGRRLALSQWLGILATIAGLVVVGLADLLSRNDSQHKLSEVITGVAGVGIPGLPSTESLDKAFYKLRCPPSPGGGHVGHQLMWTCTCFPGDLLIIMAQIIVSIQMVLEEKFVYKHNVHPLRAVGTEGLFGFVILSLLLVPMYYIPAGSFSGNPRGTLEDALDAFCQVGRQPLIALALLGNISSIAFFNFAGISVTKELSATTRMVLDSLRTIVIWAVSLTLGWEAFHPLQILGFLILLTGTALYNGLHRLLLSRLSRGRPPAEEGEHERLLGGPRTAINDAS, encoded by the exons GTGGGCGGACAACTTCGTGGCCCCAGGCTGCGGAGGGAGCCAGGAGCACAGCTTCCAGCATCCCTTCCTCCAG GCAGTGGGCATGTTCCTGGGGGAGCTCTTCTGCCTGGCTGCCTTCTACCTACTCCTGTGCAGAGCTGCAGGGCACCCAGACACCAGCATGGATCCCCAGCAGCCCTTCAACCCCCTTctcttcctgcccccagccctctgcGACATGACCGCGACCAGCATCATGTATGTGG CCCTGAACATGACCAGTGCTTCCAGCTTCCAGATGCTGCGGGGAGCAGTGATCATATTCACAGGCCTGTTTTCGGTGACCTTCCTGGGACGGAGGCTGGCACTGAGCCAGTGGCTGGGTATCCTCGCGACCATCGCAGGGCTGGTGGTCGTGGGCCTGGCTGACCTCCTGAGCAGGAACGACAGTCAGCACAAGCTCAGCGAAGTGATCACAGGTGTGGCCGGGGTGGGCATCCCGGGGCTGCCCAGCACAGAGTCACTCGACAAAGCATTTTACAAGCTCCGCTGTCCGCCAAGCCCTGGGGGAGGGCACGTGGGCCACCAGCTGATGTGGACATGCACCTGCTTTCCAG GGGACCTGCTGATCATCATGGCCCAGATCATCGTCTCCATCCAGATGGTGCTGGAGGAGAAGTTTGTCTACAAGCACAATGTGCACCCACTGCGGGCAGTCGGCACTGAGG GCCTCTTTGGCTTCGTGATCCTCTCCCTGCTGCTGGTGCCCATGTACTACATCCCCGCCGGTTCCTTCAGTGGAAACCCTCGCGGGACGCTGGAGGACGCGCTGGACGCCTTCTGCCAGGTGGGCCGACAGCCACTCATCGCGCTGGCGCTGCTGGGCAACATCAGCAGCATCGCCTTCTTCAACTTTGCCGGCATCAGTGTCACCAAGGAACTGAGTGCCACCACCCGAATGGTGCTGGACAGCCTGCGTACCATTGTCATCTGGGCAGTGAGCCTGACACTGGGCTGGGAGGCCTTCCACCCGCTGCAGATCCTTGGCTTCCTCATCCTCCTGACGGGCACAGCCCTCTACAATGGGCTGCACCGCCTGCTACTGAGCCGCCTGTCCAGGGGCCGGCCCCCGGCAGAGGAGGGCGAGCATGAGAGACTGCTGGGGGGCCCTCGGACTGCCATCAACGATGCCAGCTGA
- the SLC35F6 gene encoding solute carrier family 35 member F6 isoform X2 codes for MAWTKYQLFLAGLMLVTGSINTLSAKWADNFVAPGCGGSQEHSFQHPFLQAVGMFLGELFCLAAFYLLLCRAAGHPDTSMDPQQPFNPLLFLPPALCDMTATSIMYVALNMTSASSFQMLRGAVIIFTGLFSVTFLGRRLALSQWLGILATIAGLVVVGLADLLSRNDSQHKLSEVITGDLLIIMAQIIVSIQMVLEEKFVYKHNVHPLRAVGTEGLFGFVILSLLLVPMYYIPAGSFSGNPRGTLEDALDAFCQVGRQPLIALALLGNISSIAFFNFAGISVTKELSATTRMVLDSLRTIVIWAVSLTLGWEAFHPLQILGFLILLTGTALYNGLHRLLLSRLSRGRPPAEEGEHERLLGGPRTAINDAS; via the exons GTGGGCGGACAACTTCGTGGCCCCAGGCTGCGGAGGGAGCCAGGAGCACAGCTTCCAGCATCCCTTCCTCCAG GCAGTGGGCATGTTCCTGGGGGAGCTCTTCTGCCTGGCTGCCTTCTACCTACTCCTGTGCAGAGCTGCAGGGCACCCAGACACCAGCATGGATCCCCAGCAGCCCTTCAACCCCCTTctcttcctgcccccagccctctgcGACATGACCGCGACCAGCATCATGTATGTGG CCCTGAACATGACCAGTGCTTCCAGCTTCCAGATGCTGCGGGGAGCAGTGATCATATTCACAGGCCTGTTTTCGGTGACCTTCCTGGGACGGAGGCTGGCACTGAGCCAGTGGCTGGGTATCCTCGCGACCATCGCAGGGCTGGTGGTCGTGGGCCTGGCTGACCTCCTGAGCAGGAACGACAGTCAGCACAAGCTCAGCGAAGTGATCACAG GGGACCTGCTGATCATCATGGCCCAGATCATCGTCTCCATCCAGATGGTGCTGGAGGAGAAGTTTGTCTACAAGCACAATGTGCACCCACTGCGGGCAGTCGGCACTGAGG GCCTCTTTGGCTTCGTGATCCTCTCCCTGCTGCTGGTGCCCATGTACTACATCCCCGCCGGTTCCTTCAGTGGAAACCCTCGCGGGACGCTGGAGGACGCGCTGGACGCCTTCTGCCAGGTGGGCCGACAGCCACTCATCGCGCTGGCGCTGCTGGGCAACATCAGCAGCATCGCCTTCTTCAACTTTGCCGGCATCAGTGTCACCAAGGAACTGAGTGCCACCACCCGAATGGTGCTGGACAGCCTGCGTACCATTGTCATCTGGGCAGTGAGCCTGACACTGGGCTGGGAGGCCTTCCACCCGCTGCAGATCCTTGGCTTCCTCATCCTCCTGACGGGCACAGCCCTCTACAATGGGCTGCACCGCCTGCTACTGAGCCGCCTGTCCAGGGGCCGGCCCCCGGCAGAGGAGGGCGAGCATGAGAGACTGCTGGGGGGCCCTCGGACTGCCATCAACGATGCCAGCTGA